The proteins below are encoded in one region of Apium graveolens cultivar Ventura chromosome 4, ASM990537v1, whole genome shotgun sequence:
- the LOC141717534 gene encoding uncharacterized protein LOC141717534, whose product MEVPGSYMSGLDESYRPLPSLYMAFMLIWSFSAVFWTVNTYKTRCFQTNNLQWALASVPLLKALQLTLSFLFWYSCFYFQTCSLWISFGVYVTGILFQTASFVSFFLISHGYCIMCERLSVPERRTMAALGCVFYLILVGHRASVPYFTVLLVLNYFILFYVIFHHISQNLSVLREQLMYIIDDDVNAMRDAVYTKYMMFKKFQGAMQIVAVAETAIFINMGDSLENYWFRLLVREWAQFCIFLYIGWTFWPQEWAPRFSVMPTLKSKGEIIMPPIYSIEMDATRFKDFSSHQWQIGVPTSFRDRRLKDSVLIVVQHPHAYRPTLSNSKSPCQDMSLNSSSEFHDQKQ is encoded by the exons ATGGAAGTTCCGGGAAGTTACATGAGTGGCTTGGACGAATCGTATCGTCCCTTGCCTTCTCTTTACATGGCTTTTATGTTGATCTGGTCTTTCTCCGCTGTTTTTTGGACTGTTAACACTTACAAAACTCGATGTTTTCAG ACAAATAATTTGCAATGGGCACTTGCATCAGTCCCCTTACTCAAAGCCTTGCAACTAACTCTGTCCTTCCTATTCTG gtactcttgcTTTTATTTTCAGACATGCTCTCTTTGGATTTCTTTCGGAGTATATGTAACTGGAATACTGTTTCAAACAGCTTCATTCGTATCGTTCTTTCTCATTTCTCACGGGTACTGTATTATGTGTGAGCGCCTTTCTGTGCCTGAACGACGAACTATGGCAGCTCTAGGATGTGTCTTTTATCTGATTCTAGTTGGTCATAGAGCTTCTGTTCCTTACTTCACA GTGCTTCTGGTGCTTAATTATTTCATTTTGTTCTATGTAATATTCCATCATATATCTCAAAACCTATCAGTACTGCGCGAGCAGTTGATGTATATCATAGATGACGATGTCAATGCAATGCGTGATGCAGTTTATACAAAATACATGATGTTCAA GAAATTTCAAGGTGCCATGCAGATTGTAGCTGTGGCAGAAACTGCA ATTTTCATTAATATGGGCGATTCACTGGAAAATTACTGGTTTCGCTTGTTAGTCAGGGAATGGGCACAATTTTGCATCTTTCTTTATATCGG ATGGACTTTCTGGCCACAAGAATGGGCACCGCGTTTCTCTGTTATGCCGACTTTGAAGTCTAAAGGGGAAATAATCATGCCTCCTATCTACAGCATT GAAATGGATGCTACCAGATTTAAAGATTTCAGTTCTCATCAATGGCAAATTGGCGTG CCAACATCTTTTCGTGACAGAAGATTAAAGGATTCAGTTTTAATCGTAGTTCAACACCCCCATGCATATAGGCCAACTTtatcaaactctaaatcaccatGTCAAGACATGAGTTTAAATTCTTCAAGTGAGTTTCATGATCAGAAACAGTAA
- the LOC141717533 gene encoding protein JINGUBANG-like, whose product MKPTEEPPIMNVPSFAIRENHNIEFLRSISLRQDTSENFSENPSFTPPRLSTPIALSAFSLTDSQPLTPSLHSPQKNNTSAITTCKCIMSVLKKDGQVLSIAVSEGTAYTGSDTNVIRIWKLPEFTECGQLKSKAKMVVAIQVSNDRVFAAYADCKIRIWSRRTWEGMTKHVRVATIPKMGGYVRSYISGKDKMMKHIAPISSLAINLPDDIIYSSSLDRTVKVWRISDLKCIETIQAHSAPVNAIALGDDGVLYTASDDATVKVWRRNFCRGDRPHALTVTLQAKYSPVKALSLSSEGGVLYGGCTDGYIHYWTKGWFSGQLQYGGPLKGHTHAVMCLTSFANLVVSGSADSTSRVWIRQQDGEHTCIAVLEGHRGPIRSLAAFQGRMLDESDQDECIVCTGSMDGVLKVWRVMCTNNTSSKRIGSDYFVLKP is encoded by the exons ATGAAACCAACAGAAGAGCCTCCAATTATGAACGTCCCATCTTTCGCAATACGAGAAAACCACAACATCGAATTTTTACGAAGCATTTCGCTTAGACAAGACACCTCTGAAAATTTCTCCGAAAATCCATCGTTTACGCCACCACGCCTATCCACTCCCATTGCACTCTCCGCATTCTCACTCACCGATTCACAACCTCTAACGCCCTCTCTGCATTCCCCGCAAAAAAATAACACATCCGCCATCACAACGTGCAAGTGCATTATGTCCGTCCTTAAAAAGGACGGGCAGGTCTTGTCAATAGCGGTATCTGAAGGTACAGCTTACACTGGCTCTGATACAAATGTGATACGGATATGGAAACTTCCGGAGTTCACTGAGTGCGGTCAGTTAAAGAGCAAAGCAAAGATGGTTGTTGCAATTCAAGTATCGAATGACAGAGTTTTTGCAGCTTATGCAGATTGCAAGATTAGGATTTGGAGTCGTCGTACTTGGGAGGGAATGACTAAACATGTTAGAGTAGCAACTATTCCGAAGATGGGAGGCTACGTTCGGAGCTACATCTCCGGTAAAGATAAGATG ATGAAGCACATTGCTCCGATATCATCACTGGCTATCAATCTACCAGACGACATTATTTACTCTTCTTCTCTGGACAGAACTGTTAAAGTATGGCGAATTTCTGATCTCAAATGCATCGAGACAATTCAAGCACATTCAGCTCCCGTAAATGCTATTGCCCTTGGTGACGATGGTGTCCTCTACACAGCATCAGATGATGCCACAGTCAAAGTGTGGAGACGAAACTTTTGTAGAGGTGATCGCCCCCACGCCCTCACCGTGACATTACAGGCAAAATACTCACCTGTTAAAGCACTAAGCCTAAGTTCTGAAGGTGGAGTACTATATGGAGGCTGCACTGATGGTTATATTCACTATTGGACAAAGGGTTGGTTTTCAGGGCAATTGCAATACGGTGGACCACTCAAGGGGCATACTCATGCAGTAATGTGCTTGACAAGTTTTGCTAATCTTGTAGTTAGTGGTTCAGCTGATTCAACGAGTCGGGTCTGGATCAGGCAGCAGGACGGTGAGCACACTTGCATTGCTGTTCTTGAGGGTCATCGTGGTCCGATCAGGAGCCTGGCTGCATTTCAGGGAAGGATGCTGGACGAGAGTGATCAAGATGAGTGCATTGTTTGCACGGGAAGTATGGATGGAGTGCTCAAAGTGTGGAGGGTTATGTGCACCAACAATACGAGTTCAAAACGTATTGGTTCAGACTACTTTGTGTTAAAGCCTTAA
- the LOC141717538 gene encoding photosynthetic NDH subunit of subcomplex B 3, chloroplastic-like, with protein MGILQLNPHGLAASSVSHSFNRISSIATDRIVKISSSRCFTKGRIRAVGTVPESQIETATTSEDPPSVKFAFVSSVLLPDGTPDVHFRTACGGQKLRDIMLDTSIELYGPYSRPLLNCGGGGTCATCIVEVVEGKEILSPRTDKEKEKLKRNPKNWRLACQTTVGTPDSDGLVVIQQLPEWKGHEWTYGKEFPSES; from the exons ATGGGAATACTTCAACTCAATCCTCATGGTTTAGCTGCCTCTTCAGTCTCACATAGTTTCAACAGAATTAGTAGCATTGCAACTGATAGAATTGTCAAAATCTCGAGCTCTCGTTGTTTTACTAAAGGGAGAATTAGAGCTGTTGGAACTGTACCAGAGAGCCAGATAGAAACTGCAACCACTTCAGAAGACCCTCCTTCAGTCAAGTTTGCATTTGTCAGT TCTGTCCTGCTTCCTGATGGAACACCAGACGTGCACTTTCGTACTGCCTGTGGAGGACAGAAACTTAGGGATATAATGCTGGATACAAGTATTGAATTGTATGGACCGTAT TCTAGACCACTTCTAAATTGTGGCGGAGGAGGAACTTGTGCTACGTGCATTGTCGAG GTTGTCGAAGGGAAAGAAATACTAAGCCCTCGGACAGACAAAGAGAAGGAAAAACTCAAAAGG AATCCGAAAAACTGGAGACTTGCATGTCAAACAACAGTTGGGACACCTGATTCTGACGGTCTG GTTGTCATTCAACAACTACCTGAGTGGAAAGGGCACGAATGGACTTATGGCAAAGAGTTCCCTTCAGAATCTTGA